A genome region from Pan troglodytes isolate AG18354 chromosome 3, NHGRI_mPanTro3-v2.0_pri, whole genome shotgun sequence includes the following:
- the TRIM75 gene encoding tripartite motif-containing protein 75, whose protein sequence is MAVAAALTGLQAEAKCSICLDYLSDPVTIECGHNFCRSCIQQSWLDLQELFPCPVCRHQCQEGHFRSNTQLGRMIEIAKLLQSTKSNKRKQEETTLCEKHNQPLSVFCKEDLMVLCPLCTQPPDHQGHHVRPIEKAAIHYRKRFCSYIQPLKKQLADLQKLISTQSKKPLELREMVENQRQELSSEFEHLNQFLDREQQAVLSRLAEEEKDNQQKLSANITAFSNYSATLKSQLSKVVELSELSELELLSQIKIFYESENESSPSIFSIHLKRDGCSFPPQYSALQRIIKKFKVEIILDPETAHPNLIVSEDKKRVRFTKRKQKVPGFPKRFTVKPVVLGFPYFHSGRHFWEIEVGDKSEWAIGICKDSLPTKARRPSSAQQECWRIELQDDGYHAPGAFPTPLLLEVKARAIGIFLDYEMGEISFYNMAEKSHICTFSDTFTGPLRPYFYVGPDSQPLRICTGTVCE, encoded by the coding sequence ATGGCAGTGGCAGCAGCTCTGACCGGACTCCAAGCAGAAGCTAAGTGCTCCATCTGTCTGGATTACCTGAGTGACCCCGTCACCATCGAATGTGGGCACAACTTCTGTCGTTCCTGCATCCAACAGTCCTGGCTGGATCTACAGGAATTGTTCCCTTGCCCTGTCTGTCGTCACCAGTGTCAAGAGGGGCACTTCAGGAGCAACACCCAGCTGGGAAGGATGATTGAAATTGCCAAGCTACTCCAGAGCACCAAGAGTAATAAAAGGAAGCAGGAAGAGACCACCTTGTGCGAGAAACACAACCAGCCCCTGAGCGTTTTCTGCAAGGAGGACTTGATGGTGTTGTGTCCGCTGTGCACTCAGCCCCCTGACCACCAGGGCCACCATGTGAGGCCCATAGAGAAAGCTGCCATTCATTATAGGAAAAGATTCTGCAGTTACATCCAGCCCCTGAAAAAGCAATTGGCAGACCTCCAAAAATTAATAAGCACTCAAAGCAAAAAACCCTTAGAACTGAGAGAGATGGTGGAAAACCAAAGGCAGGAATTATCCTCTGAATTTGAGCACCTCAACCAGTTTTTGGACCGTGAGCAACAGGCAGTTCTCTCCAGATTAGCTGAAGAAGAGAAGGACAATCAACAGAAACTCAGTGCAAACATAACAGCATTTTCAAACTACAGTGCCACACTCAAAAGCCAGTTAAGTAAGGTAGTAGAGCTCAGTGAGCTGTCTGAACTGGAACTGCTGtcacaaattaaaattttctacGAATCTGAAAATGAGAGTAGCCCATCGATCTTTTCAATTCATTTAAAGAGAGATGGCTGCAGTTTTCCTCCCCAATATTCTGCTCTGCAGAGAATTATAAAGAAgtttaaagtagaaataattctAGACCCTGAAACAGCACACCCTAACCTGATTGTATCTGAAGATAAAAAACGTGTGAGatttacaaagagaaaacaaaaggttCCTGGTTTCCCAAAAAGATTTACAGTCAAGCCAGTTGTTCTGGGTTTTCCGTATTTTCATTCTGGCAGGCATTTCTGGGAGATTGAAGTGGGGGATAAGTCAGAATGGGCTATTGGCATTTGCAAAGATTCTCTTCCCACAAAGGCGAGGAGACCCTCATCAGCCCAGCAGGAATGTTGGAGAATTGAGCTGCAAGATGATGGCTATCATGCACCAGGGGCTTTTCCAACCCCTCTGTTGTTAGAGGTGAAAGCCAGGGCCATTGGCATTTTCCTGGACTATGAGATGGGTGAGATCTCATTCTATAACATGGCTGAGAAATCTCACATCTGTACTTTCAGTGACACTTTTACTGGGCCTCTTCGGCCTTATTTCTATGTAGGACCAGATTCACAACCTCTCAGAATCTGTACAGGGACAGTTTGTGAATGA